CTTGGAATGGTCAATGGCAAAGTTGTAGCGAACCTTCAGATTCGTTGGCGACTTGATGGACGTGAAGCTCTCGATAAATTGCTTGGTCGTAATCATCCGTTCCACCTGAATGCCGCTAGCACTCACGAATTCCTGTACTACGCTTTTCACATCGACAATCAGCGGATACCCGGCTTTTTTTGCCCGAACTGAGAAATCGATGTCGGACATGTAATGAATGTATTTCTTGGAATCGAACAGGCCGATTTTTTCGAATACTTCCATCGGAATCAGCGTGCCGCGTCCGGGTAGTGAATCCGAGACCACGTGATCGGTACGGCGAACGAGCTCCTGATAATCGAAGTTATAATCTTCGGCCATGTGACGGCCCCCGGCCAGGTACAGCTCACAGACGGTACCGCAGAATTCAAGTTTATTTGGCTCGTCGCTGTTGACACTGACTGAACCGACGAGACAGGGCTGAAACCGGTCGTACGCATTCAGGAGCGATTGCAGGTAATCCGGCTCCATTTTGGTATCGTCGTTGAGCGTCAATACAAAGTTTGCCTCACTGCGATCCTGATGTTGCAGGGCGTACCGAATGCCCCAGTTGGTGGCTTCCGTCCACCATAGACTTCCGTCACCCGTCAGAACAATCGTCTCCGGAAATTTTTCCTGGATCATTTCCGCCGTACCATCCGAGGAACCGTCATCCACGACAATGGCCTGAAAATTACGGTACGTTTGAGCCGACAAACAGGCCAGGCATTGTTCGGTGAACGCTTTTCGGTTATGGACGGGGATGACAACACTAATCATACGGGTTGGGAATTAATAGTTTCTTCGGATAGAATGACAAGCTCGGGTTCGGAAGGCGATTCGAAGTCCTCCGACTCGTTGGGGTAAAGGGCGTAATACATTGCCAAGCCCACAAAACCCCAGAAGTACACGGGTAATTGGTACGAAATGCTGAAAAACAGTCCACTGATGAGAAAGCCAAACAGTGTGGATTGCTCGGTCGTGAAAACCTCGTTGCGGCGGTACATAACCACCAGCGTTCCCACAATCAAGAGCATATTCAGGAAAAGGCCCACGGCTCCGTAGTTGTACAGCATATCGATGTACTGTGAGTGAATGATGGTGCCTTTTTCGGGAAAATCTTCGTTCTCCATGATCTCGCCCCGGTCGTACCCTTCGTACCGCCAGCCGAGCAGCAAGCGGTCCGGAATCTTGCTGAGGTAAAACTCTGACTGTTCGAGTCGCCAGCTACCAGTTTCATCTTCCTTGGGATCGAGAATCCCTCCGACGTTGTCGAGGAAAGCCTGCGTTTTGGCTTCGGGTAGCAGCGTAACCGCCGGAGCCAATAAGCCAAGCATTACTAAAAAGGTACCGAACGTTTTGCCGAGCGGTAAAGCCTGTTCCGTAATTTTTCCAAACAAGCCAAACACCACCAGCAGAAAGGCAGCCGCACCCGCCGCCGAGATGACCGAGCGGTGCAACAGAAAAACAATGAGTGCGAAGGTCAGTACGGATTTAAAAAAGTCGGAGAGCCGGTGTTCCCGTAGGTACGTGATCATGTAGTACAGGAAGGGAATGGTCAGGTACAGGGCTTCGGGAGCGGTAACCGTACGGCTTTCGGAGGTCAGGCTGTACGAGAAAATTTGCCCGAGGAAAATCTGATTAATCAGGTAAAAGCTAAAAATCAACCAGTTGGCATACTTGAGTTTAAACGGTCGGGCCTGCGTAGCCACGTAGTACGTAACCATTGCCAGTCCACTATAAAAAAACCGCTTGATGACGAAGTACGAATACATCCACGTACCGTAGAGGTACTTCGATTCGAGTACGAGCAGGACGACGCCCAGCAACATCGGCCAGGCCATTACTTTAAAAAAAGTAGGATAATGTAAGTAACAAACCACCAGGGCGGGTATGCCGATGAGGGCGACCACGTTGGTAAGTTTATCCAGAAAGGGGCTCAGCGTATTGCCCCCGTGACTGAGAGCACTGACCCCAAACAGGAGTACAAATAAAAGAATGCGATAAATCCAGACCATACAAAGGCTTGTGGGCGGTTCGACCTATTAAACGGGAATGGCTTGTGCCGTGACCAGCAACGGCTCCTGAGCCGTTTGCCGGTAAAAAGTAATCAACTCGTTGACCGACTTGCGGTGATTGAATTTGTAATCAGCGTGAATGGCCTGAGCTTCGGCCAGACTTGCTCGTCTGTCGGCTTCGAAATAGGGAGCAATTTCGCTGGCCAGACTCCGGGCGTCAGTACCCCGCAATGGTCCATTCGATTCGGGCAACATTTCTGGGATACCTCCCACGGGCAAAGCCAGTACGGGCGTTTGGACCGCGAAAGCCTCGATGATCGAGTACGGACAGTTATCATTCAGGGCCGTATGAATATACAGGTCACTCTGAGCGACGAGCTGCCAGGGAGCGGTGTGCCGTCCGTAAAATTTCACCTGTTCTTTCAGACCCAGCGTTTCGGCGAGCTGCTCATACTCCTGCCGTTTGGGACCATCGCCAATCAGCCAGATGTTGAAATTGGAAAGGTTACGTGAGCGTAGTTCGTGACCAATTTCAATTAGCAGTTTCTGGTTTTTCCGTTCATCGATATGCCCTACATTCGTAATGGTCAGGGTAGGGGAGGGAGTCCGGGAAACGGACACTCCTTCGAGTTGCACCGTATTCGGCAGTACGCGTTTAGTAATGTCTTCGGGCAACAGGTGCCGCGACTGGGTATAAGCGTAGTTGGAAACGAATACGTAATTCTTCACGTACGAGAACAGGTATTGGTACCAGGCCGTCAGTTGGCGGGTAAACGAGGGCTTCAAGGCATACGCTAGTACCAGTTCCTTCACCGGATCATCGTTGAAATGACAGGTCAGTACAATGGGCGTCCGGCGGCCCAGGGCCAGGTAAGCGGCAACGCCCGAGCGTACATCCTGAGCGTGGATCAGGTCGATACCCGCATTCCGATGTTTACGAGTTGCCAGGTACAAACCCGTGAAATAGGCAAACTCATCGTACACGACCCAGGAGGCTCCTCCCAGCGGACGCATGATGCGTTTGAGTACGCCGAGCACTTTCTTCCAGACGGTAGGTGTATGTGAGGCATCCACTTGCGTCACCTGCACGCCTTCGCGGGTCAGATCCTTGGCCAGCGTTCGGCAGTAGGTAACCACGCCCGAGGGCGAGGTAGGAACGAGGAAAGTAGCGATTAATACGTTCATGGCGTGGTCGGTTGAAATCGTTAACGTTGCCGAAAACTCTGAATACGTTCTTTACTGAAAGCCACCGCTTCCCGCAGGTAGGCCAGTTTTACAACCTGAATGCCCTGCGAACGCAGGTGTACATAAAAGGCCAGGATGACGAAAATCTCCGTGATAACCCAGGAGTACGAAACACCAATGTGGCCCAATTGCTTGATGAGCAAAGCATTCAGGCTTAAACTAATAATAGAAGCAAGAGCAGAAATACGGAAAAAGGCTTTATCCATTCGCAGGTTGATCATGGTATGAACGCCCAGCAAATTATTCAAACCCAGCGTAATGGGTAAAATCGATACAATGCGTAGGACGACAACGGCTTCCTCAAACTGATCGCCGTAGAACAGGTGAATGAAGAGGGGAGCGATGATGTACAATCCAATGGTAATCAGGGTCATCAGTACTACAACGGGGAAGAAGATCGTCCGTACTACTTTGAGACCTGCTTCCTTACCCTGTCCAAAAGCCCGGGCTACAATGGGAAAGAAAGCCTGGCTCAGGGCCAGCGATACGAAGGACTGCGTAATGCCCGCGATACGAGTCCCCGCCGAAAAAATCCCAACGCTGTAGGCCGTTGAGAAAATACCTAGCAGAAACGTATTGGAACCCGCGTAGATCGTGGCTACTACCGAGGTAAAAAATAAGGTACTATCGTCTTTAAAACGTTTCAGCAGTTGAGCAATCGATGGGAAGGTATACGTCAAATCAAACCGCCGCAAGGCTACGACAAAGGCAGCTACGCTGATGAGTACTTGTGCGATGCTTAGCGACAGATTCTGGTAAATGTAATCGTTGGGTTCACGGATAAAGATGAAGACTGTAAAGGTGAAGAGTACCTTCACGATGGTATTAAAAATGGCCACCCGCCCCAGATCTTCCATAGCCTGGTACAGCCAAATGGGAAAGAGCACAATCCCCAGGCAACTGATATATGTACAAACGTGCAGCCACCAATGAGCCCGAAACTCCTCCACAAAATACGTAATGCCTCCAAATATGACCGTTGAAAGCACCCAGAGTAGGGCTTTGCCCGACATCACTTCACTAAAAATCTGGTTGACCAGCGATTTATTGTGGCGGTCGGCGGCAATGGCTCGTACCGCTGCCGTATCAAAACCATAATTGATCAATAAGGTAAAGTACGCTACGTAAGCTTGGGAAAAGTTAAGTAATCCCAGCCGTTCGGGGCCGATGATGCGAACCACATAAGGTACCGTAAGTAAGGGCAGCAGCATATTCGCCACGTTGACGCTGAAGAGCGAAGCCACGTTAATGGCAAACCGCTTCATGGTCGACTTGGAGAGAGCAACCGGG
The genomic region above belongs to Siphonobacter curvatus and contains:
- a CDS encoding glycosyltransferase family 2 protein, with product MISVVIPVHNRKAFTEQCLACLSAQTYRNFQAIVVDDGSSDGTAEMIQEKFPETIVLTGDGSLWWTEATNWGIRYALQHQDRSEANFVLTLNDDTKMEPDYLQSLLNAYDRFQPCLVGSVSVNSDEPNKLEFCGTVCELYLAGGRHMAEDYNFDYQELVRRTDHVVSDSLPGRGTLIPMEVFEKIGLFDSKKYIHYMSDIDFSVRAKKAGYPLIVDVKSVVQEFVSASGIQVERMITTKQFIESFTSIKSPTNLKVRYNFAIDHSKTKLVYFCFDVGRICAGFFLRKMRLMKPL
- a CDS encoding O-antigen ligase family protein translates to MVWIYRILLFVLLFGVSALSHGGNTLSPFLDKLTNVVALIGIPALVVCYLHYPTFFKVMAWPMLLGVVLLVLESKYLYGTWMYSYFVIKRFFYSGLAMVTYYVATQARPFKLKYANWLIFSFYLINQIFLGQIFSYSLTSESRTVTAPEALYLTIPFLYYMITYLREHRLSDFFKSVLTFALIVFLLHRSVISAAGAAAFLLVVFGLFGKITEQALPLGKTFGTFLVMLGLLAPAVTLLPEAKTQAFLDNVGGILDPKEDETGSWRLEQSEFYLSKIPDRLLLGWRYEGYDRGEIMENEDFPEKGTIIHSQYIDMLYNYGAVGLFLNMLLIVGTLVVMYRRNEVFTTEQSTLFGFLISGLFFSISYQLPVYFWGFVGLAMYYALYPNESEDFESPSEPELVILSEETINSQPV
- a CDS encoding glycosyltransferase family 4 protein, which produces MNVLIATFLVPTSPSGVVTYCRTLAKDLTREGVQVTQVDASHTPTVWKKVLGVLKRIMRPLGGASWVVYDEFAYFTGLYLATRKHRNAGIDLIHAQDVRSGVAAYLALGRRTPIVLTCHFNDDPVKELVLAYALKPSFTRQLTAWYQYLFSYVKNYVFVSNYAYTQSRHLLPEDITKRVLPNTVQLEGVSVSRTPSPTLTITNVGHIDERKNQKLLIEIGHELRSRNLSNFNIWLIGDGPKRQEYEQLAETLGLKEQVKFYGRHTAPWQLVAQSDLYIHTALNDNCPYSIIEAFAVQTPVLALPVGGIPEMLPESNGPLRGTDARSLASEIAPYFEADRRASLAEAQAIHADYKFNHRKSVNELITFYRQTAQEPLLVTAQAIPV
- a CDS encoding flippase, producing MIEEKVLDEPVIEKPPVALSKSTMKRFAINVASLFSVNVANMLLPLLTVPYVVRIIGPERLGLLNFSQAYVAYFTLLINYGFDTAAVRAIAADRHNKSLVNQIFSEVMSGKALLWVLSTVIFGGITYFVEEFRAHWWLHVCTYISCLGIVLFPIWLYQAMEDLGRVAIFNTIVKVLFTFTVFIFIREPNDYIYQNLSLSIAQVLISVAAFVVALRRFDLTYTFPSIAQLLKRFKDDSTLFFTSVVATIYAGSNTFLLGIFSTAYSVGIFSAGTRIAGITQSFVSLALSQAFFPIVARAFGQGKEAGLKVVRTIFFPVVVLMTLITIGLYIIAPLFIHLFYGDQFEEAVVVLRIVSILPITLGLNNLLGVHTMINLRMDKAFFRISALASIISLSLNALLIKQLGHIGVSYSWVITEIFVILAFYVHLRSQGIQVVKLAYLREAVAFSKERIQSFRQR